One segment of Panicum virgatum strain AP13 chromosome 3K, P.virgatum_v5, whole genome shotgun sequence DNA contains the following:
- the LOC120699694 gene encoding uncharacterized protein LOC120699694 isoform X1: MSGSEASPAEQPASPAVAPAASAESAPTPSPADSQRKEELLPVGEKISELNESQSELLGRLRGLKEELQNWRSNLDTQVTKYKVELSDIKSALNNEIEQLRSDFQELRTTLKKQQEDVSLSLMNLGLQDATENDAGNGSGEENTNVDLSANLGSLKLNDASENHDESRDAEDDQSQTETPAEDGAADKGIKEGTPSDE; this comes from the exons ATGTCGGGCTCCGAAGCGTCCCCTGCGGAGCAGCCCGCTTCGCCCGCCGTGGCGCCCGCGGCGTCCGCCGAGAGCGCCCCGACCCCGTCCCCGGCG GATtcgcagaggaaggaggagctgCTGCCAGTGGGGGAAAAGATCTCG GAATTGAATGAATCACAATCAGAGCTTTTAGGGAGACTCCGAGGACTTAAGGAG GAACTGCAGAATTGGAGGAGCAATTTAGACACCCAAGTGACAAAGTACAAAGTT GAACTCTCTGATATCAAAAGTGCACTCAATAATGAAATAGAACAGCTTCGTTCA GATTTCCAAGAGCTGAGGACAACCCTTAAAAAGCAGCAGGAAGATGTTTCACTTAGCTTAATGAATCTGGGG CTTCAAGATGCTACTGAAAATGATGCGGGCAATGGAAGTGGAGAGGAGAATACAAATGTGGATTTGTCAGCTAACTTAGGGAGCTTGAAA TTGAATGATGCTTCTGAAAATCATGATGAAAGCAGAGATGCTGAGGATGACCAGTCCCAGACC GAAACCCCTGCTGAAGATGGTGCTGCTGACAAGGGCATCAAGGAGGGGACCCCAAGTGATGAATAA
- the LOC120699694 gene encoding uncharacterized protein LOC120699694 isoform X3, giving the protein MKSKELNESQSELLGRLRGLKEELQNWRSNLDTQVTKYKVELSDIKSALNNEIEQLRSDFQELRTTLKKQQEDVSLSLMNLGLQDATENDAGNGSGEENTNVDLSANLGSLKLNDASENHDESRDAEDDQSQTETPAEDGAADKGIKEGTPSDE; this is encoded by the exons ATGAAATCAAAG GAATTGAATGAATCACAATCAGAGCTTTTAGGGAGACTCCGAGGACTTAAGGAG GAACTGCAGAATTGGAGGAGCAATTTAGACACCCAAGTGACAAAGTACAAAGTT GAACTCTCTGATATCAAAAGTGCACTCAATAATGAAATAGAACAGCTTCGTTCA GATTTCCAAGAGCTGAGGACAACCCTTAAAAAGCAGCAGGAAGATGTTTCACTTAGCTTAATGAATCTGGGG CTTCAAGATGCTACTGAAAATGATGCGGGCAATGGAAGTGGAGAGGAGAATACAAATGTGGATTTGTCAGCTAACTTAGGGAGCTTGAAA TTGAATGATGCTTCTGAAAATCATGATGAAAGCAGAGATGCTGAGGATGACCAGTCCCAGACC GAAACCCCTGCTGAAGATGGTGCTGCTGACAAGGGCATCAAGGAGGGGACCCCAAGTGATGAATAA